GCCGTTGCAACTGCAATGTTTTCGAGAACATATGATCCGTCATATGGCCGATACGTTAGAAGGTCTTGAATACCAAGTCTCTGAAGACCTGCAGGATACGGTAAGGGTCGATTTATTGATAGACGAGCACGGTTTTATAACCGTATTGAGGGTGCAGGGCACTGATACCGTGGATCAAATGATCCCGGGTTTCAATGATGAGATCACCGAAAGACTGAACGATCTGACCACTGTCAAACCTGCCATAAAAAGGGGTGTTCCCGTAAGCATCAAATTTAGGCTTCCCATTGTGTTAAATACAGAAAACTGAATTGGAAAACGAAAAAATCATATTGGGTATCGATCCGGGTACCACTATCATGGGCTTTGGCATCATAAAGGTGGTGAACAAGAAGATGCACTTTGTGCAGATGAACGAACTACTGCTCAGAAAATATGAAGACCCCTACACGAAACTCAAGTTGATTTTCGAACGCACTTTAGAGCTGATCGACACCTACCACCCCGATGAAATTGCCATTGAGGCCCCGTTTTATGCCAAGAATGTGCAATCGATGCTAAAATTGGGGCGCGCCCAGGGAGTTGCTATGGCGGCGGGACTTTCACGGCAGATACCCATTACCGAATACATGCCAAAAAAAATAAAGATGGCCATAACGGGCAACGGTAACGCAAGTAAAGAGCAGGTTGCCAAGATGCTGCAATCGGTATTGCAATTAAAATCACTTCCAAAAAACTTGGACAGTACCGATGGTTTGGCGGCCGCCGTTTGTCATTTTTATAACGAGGGCCGGGTCGATATAGGCAAACGTTATACTGGTTGGGAGAGTTTTGTCAAAAATAATTCAGGTAGGGTGGAGGAGTGAATAGTAATCAGTGAGCAGTAATCAGTAGTTTTATGCGATTTGATGAATTATTGGCATATCAAAGATCCTTTGATTTGGCCATGGAAATTTTTGTGATGACCAAAACTTTTCCAAAAGAGGAGCGATATTCTTTGACAGACCAGATTAGACGTTCGTCACGAAGTGTTTCTGGGAATATTGCCGAAGCTTATGCCAAAAGAAAATATCCAAAACATTTTATCAGCAAACTGACAGACAGTGACGGCGAGAATTTAGAAACTCAAAATTGGCTCAAGTATTTTTTTGAATGCGCATATATTCCACAAGTGCTTTTCGATGATTTAACGGCAAAAAGCGAAGAGGTGGGGCGACTGCTTTATTATATGATTAAAAACCCAGCTAAATTTGGTTCAAAGGAAGGTTTCAACTGAACCAAACGCTGTTTACTGCTCACTAAAAACTGTTCACTAATCGAACCAAATGTCAGGAATTTACATCCACATCCCCTTTTGCAAACAGGCCTGTCACTATTGTGATTTTCATTTTTCGACCAGTTTGAAAAAAAAAGAAGCCATGGTCGAATGCCTTACCAAAGAAATCGAGCTCAGAAAGCATGAGATGAACGGCGAAGTGATCAAAACCATCTATTTCGGTGGGGGCACGCCAAGTGTATTGACGATTGACGAATTACGATTTTTGATTGATGCCGTTTATGAGAACTTTAATGTTTCCGATAGTGCCGAGATTACGTTGGAAGCCAATCCTGATGATCTGTCCAGAAATCGAATATTCCAGTTGTCCCACAGTCCCATAAACCGTTTGAGCATCGGTGTCCAATCTTTTTTTGAAGAGGATTTGAAACTGATGAACCGTGCCCACGATTCCCGCGAAGCGGAAGACTGCATCCGCGAAGCGAAAAAATATTTTGGGAATATTTCGATTGATTTGATCTACGGCATACCGGGGATGGACAATCATCGCTGGAAAGCGAATATTGAAAAGGCACTGTCGTTTGGCATTCCCCATATCTCAAGTTATGCCTTGACCGTGGAACCTAGAACGGCCCTAAAAAAGTTTATAGAGAAAGGAATTGTTGAGGACGTCGACGATGAACAGGCACAAGAACAGTTTCAAATGCTTTTATGGATGTTGGAGGAAAACGGTTTTGTGAACTATGAAATCTCCAATTTTGGCAAACCCGGTTTTTTTTCAGAGAACAATACCGCCTATTGGCAGGGCAAGAAATATGTGGGCATTGGTCCTTCGGCCCATTCGTTTGACGGA
This portion of the Flagellimonas lutaonensis genome encodes:
- the ruvC gene encoding crossover junction endodeoxyribonuclease RuvC, with product MENEKIILGIDPGTTIMGFGIIKVVNKKMHFVQMNELLLRKYEDPYTKLKLIFERTLELIDTYHPDEIAIEAPFYAKNVQSMLKLGRAQGVAMAAGLSRQIPITEYMPKKIKMAITGNGNASKEQVAKMLQSVLQLKSLPKNLDSTDGLAAAVCHFYNEGRVDIGKRYTGWESFVKNNSGRVEE
- a CDS encoding four helix bundle protein; translation: MRFDELLAYQRSFDLAMEIFVMTKTFPKEERYSLTDQIRRSSRSVSGNIAEAYAKRKYPKHFISKLTDSDGENLETQNWLKYFFECAYIPQVLFDDLTAKSEEVGRLLYYMIKNPAKFGSKEGFN
- the hemW gene encoding radical SAM family heme chaperone HemW; this encodes MSGIYIHIPFCKQACHYCDFHFSTSLKKKEAMVECLTKEIELRKHEMNGEVIKTIYFGGGTPSVLTIDELRFLIDAVYENFNVSDSAEITLEANPDDLSRNRIFQLSHSPINRLSIGVQSFFEEDLKLMNRAHDSREAEDCIREAKKYFGNISIDLIYGIPGMDNHRWKANIEKALSFGIPHISSYALTVEPRTALKKFIEKGIVEDVDDEQAQEQFQMLLWMLEENGFVNYEISNFGKPGFFSENNTAYWQGKKYVGIGPSAHSFDGQKRGWNIRNNHKYIEALEMGKLPIEYETLSTTDRYNEYVMTGLRTIWGVSLNKVENDFGQNYRQFLEQQAQKYVGKHLLFLDGDTLLVTKKGKFLVDGIASDLFMLNLK